TCACCGTGCCGAACGAGCTTGCGAGCCGGCCATTGGCCGACGAGCGCGTGGCGATGGTCTCGTTCACCGGCAGTGTGAAGGTCGGCTGGTCGATTCGTGAGCAGGCGCCGCGCAAGAGGGTCGTGCTGGAACTGGGCGGCAACGCGCCGGCGATCGTCGAGCCCGACGCCGACCTGGAGACCGCCATCCCGATGCTGGCCACGGGTGGGTTCGGGTACGCGGGGCAGTCGTGCATCCACACGCAGCGCATCTATGTGCACGAGCAAATCTACGATGCGTTCCGCAGCCAGTACCTGGCGCAGGTGAAGGACAAGGTAAAGGCCGGCGACCCGCGCGACCCCACGACGCTCGTCGGCCCAATGATCGACCGCGGCAACGTCGACCGCGTGTCGAATTGGGTAAACGAGGCAATCGCCGGCGGCGCGACGTTGCTGTGCGGTGGCTCGGCCGAGGGTTCGACCTACGCGCCAACGGTGCTCGAAAACGTCCCCGCGTCCGCCAAGGTGTTGTGTGAGGAGATTTTCGGGCCCGTGGTGGTGCTGCAGCCGTATAAGACGTTTGACGAGGCAATCGAACTGGCCAACGGCACCCGCTACGGCATTCACGCCAGCCTGTTCACGCGCGATCTCAGCAAGGCACTGGCCGCGTACGATCGACTGGACTTCGGTGGCGTGCTGATCAACCAGGCCCCGACATTCCGCGTCGAAACGTTGCCCTACGGCGGCGTGAAGGACAGCGGCGTCGGCCGCGAGGGCGTGCGCTACGCGATGGAAGATATGACGGAGATCAAGGCGCTGGTGGTGAAGCGCTGATGGGTGAAGCGAACGCAAAGTCGCGAAGGTAGACACGAAGGGTACCGGGAGAGGGGACCGGACGAACGTGCGATGGAGTACGAATCGGATCGACATGACGGATAGCGCCAGCCCCATAGTTTCAACCTCGTCGTCACCGCCATCCGTCATGATCGACGTGCAGAACGTCACGAAGCGCTGGGGCAGCTTCACCGCGGTTGACGATGTGAACCTTCAGATCAAGGCTGGCGAGTTCATCACGCTGCTGGGGCCCAGCGGGTGTGGCAAGACGACGCTGCTGCGCATGATCAGCGGGTTCGAGGTGCCGACGGCGGGGCGGGTGATGCTGGACGGTCGGGACGTGACGAGCGTGCCGCCGTACAGGCGCGACGTGAACCAGGTCTTCCAGAGCTACGCGCTCTTCCCGCACCTGACCGTTCGCGACAACATCGCCTTCGGTTTGCGGATGAAGAAGGTCGCTCGCCGGGAGATCACCAGCCGCGTGGATGAGGTGGTGGCGATGGTCGCGCTGAACGGCATGGAGGACCGCCGACCGTCGCAACTGTCGGGCGGGCAACGGCAACGGGTCGCGCTGGCGCGGGCGATCGTCAACCGCCCCAAGGTGCTGCTGCTCGACGAACCGCTGAGCGCGCTGGACGCCAAGCTCCGCCATGCGATGCAGATCGAGCTGAAGCGGTTGCAACAGCGGCTGGGCATCACGTTCCTGTTCGTCACGCACGACCAGGAGGAAGCGCTGACGATGTCCGACCGCATCGCCGTCGTGAACAAGGGTCGCATCGAACAACTCGGCAAGGTCGACGACATCTACCACCGCCCGCAGACGGCGTTCGTGGCGCACTTCATCGGGCAGGCCAACGTGATCGACGTAACGGTGCGATCGATCGACAATGGCCGGGCCCGCATTCACCTCGGTGGCGACGTCGAACTGCTCGCCGACGCCGGCAACCTTGGAGCGGGCGCCACGCACGCCCGCGTCTCCATTCGTCCCGAAAAGTTCCACCTGACCAAGCACCCGCCGATTGGCGACAACGTCTTCCCCGCGACGGTGGTCGAAGAACTCTTCCGCGGCGCGATCGACGAGTTGCTGCTGCGCACCGCGTGGGGCCAGGAGCTGACCGCCGTCGTCGCCAACGAGGGCGGCATGACCGAATCGCTGCACGCCGGCGACGCGGTGTACGTGCAGTTGCACCCCGACGACATCGTGATCGTTCGGGATGAATGAGCGACTTCGCCCGATCGCACTCGCTAGTTGCCATGCTCTTCTGTAGGACAGGCATTCCTGCCTCTCTTCTGTGGCACAGGCATTCTTGCCTGTGTCTCTTCTGTCTTTGACTCTCTTATGGTGGGACGGACATCCTTGTCTGCCACGCGGCGGAGCCGCGATGGCGAAGAGGCAGAGACGCGAAGGCGCGAAGGACGCGAAGGCGGACGCGAAGAAAAGCTGAGCGCGTTGCGCTGAATCCACCTCAACTGCGCAGCGCGGGCGTAGAGATGGATAGCATGCTCTTTGACAACCGAATAGCCGACGAACTCGACAGCACCGTCGCGGTTACCCTCACTCGATGGTGCACAATGGTGCATAATGGTGCACGGATTCGCGTTTTCGCTTACCCAAACCGCCGCCGGTCCATCGGCCTGCAGAGTCTCCTTCGCGATTCCTTCGCGTCTTCGCGCCTTCGCGTCTCTGTTCGGCTGATGGAAGCGCAACGGTGGCGCGAAGCGAGACAGGCAAGACGGTCCGTCCTACCGAAAACGGAATACGGGGGGAGAGCGGGGGGAGAGACAGGCAGGAATGCCTGTCCTACAGAAGAGAGCGCGGGCAAGATATCGCGGGCGGTTCGGCTATCATCGGACGCACGTGTTCAACGGCAAACCCATCATCGGTGTCGCAGGGGGGATCGGCAGTGGCAAGAGCTTCGTCGCGCGGCTGTTCGGCGAGATGGGGTGCGTCGTCATCCACTCGGACGACCTCGTCCACCAGGCGTACGCGGACCCGCAAGTGCGGCAAACGGTGCGGCAATGGTGGGGCGAGGGTGTCATCCTGCCAGACGGAAAGGTCGACCGACGGGCGATCGGGCGGATCGTCTTTGCCGACCCCGCCCAACGGGAGCGGTTGGAAGGGCTGCTGCACCCGATCGTCGACCGCATTCGGCAGGCGCAAATGACGGCGGCGTCAGCTGGCACGTTGGCGTTTGTCTGGGATTCACCGCTGCTGTTCGAAACCGGGCTGAACAAGCGGTGCGACGCCGTCGTATTTGTGGAAGCTGACCCGGCGGTAAGGCTTGTGCGGGTAGCAGGGCGCGGTTGGGATGCGAACGAACTGGCCCGGCGGGAAAAAAATCAGTGGCCACTAGACAAGAAGCGTGCTTTAGCCGATTATGCCTTGGACAACACTGCCGACGCGGCCCAAACCCGCGATCACGTCAGTCGCCTGCTCTCCCGAATCCTATCGACTAACGCGAAGGAAACGGCCCGGTGAACCCCACCGAGGCGAGCGCAAGGAACTGAAATTGTCCCTTCCTCGGCAAAAGACGGGGCAACGCAGTGCGGTCGAACGTGTTGGGGTAGAACCTTCGAAGCGGTTTTGCTGTACTACTATTGGATTCGACCTTTTCCCCTTTGCATTAGCTGACTTCTGGCACGCGTCTCGCGTGTAGTGAAGTGCGTCTTTAGGCTGACCGCCGTCGTTTTCCCTTCTTCGATGAAGTGGATGAATCGACCGCGAGCAACTGAGGATGATGCAGGGACAGGACGAGGCGCGAGATCCGGGGAAGTCCGAGACTCATCGAAGTTCCGCCCGTTTCCCAGAACATATTCATGGGCCAACGATGGTGTTGGTCCAGCGCATCGGCGGTCGCTCCGCTGCCGGGTGCCGTGATATTCCGGAGCGCTTCCCAGGCGTCAATGACGTCGCCTGGTTCGATTCGATTTGTGCTTGTCTGAAGTTGATTCCACAGTCGAGCGGCCTACCGTTGCGTAGCCGCTGCCAAGCAAACGCAAATCCCAGTGAATTGAAACGTTTTTCATCCCCCCTTAGGAGGCCTAGCCACATGGCGAAGTCCACACCCCGTCCCCGACGGACTGCCGCGCAGTCCGAACCGGAAGTTCAAGACGCCCCACAGACCACCCCCGCCCCCGAGGCCACCGTCGCCGTCGCCGAGCCCCCCGTGGCCCGCGAAGAGCAGCGCCAGGAGCGCGCCCCTGCAGCACCCCGCAGCGAGCAGCAGCCCGCCCGCGCCGATCGCGGTGAGTCGCAGCAGCGCGAGGAACGCCCCCAGCAGCAGCGCGAAGAGCGCCCGCAGCAGCAGCCCCGCAACGACCGCGGCAATGACCGTGGCGGCGAGCGCAACGACCGTGGTGGCGACCGCGGTGACCGCGGGAACGACCGCGGTGGCCAGCAGGCGCGCAACAACAATAGCAACAACAACGACGGCGGCCCGACCGGCGCCACTGGTGAGGATGTTGGCTCGTTCGACGCCGAGACCAACGCCAAGTACGAGCAGGTGAAGGGCGGCAAGCTCTACATCAAGGACCTGCAGCAGATGGACACCATCGCGCTGCACGACATTGCTCGTCAAGAAGGCATTCAGGACTACGTCGGCCTGAAAAAGCAGGACCTGATCTTCCAGATCCTGCGCAGCCGCATCCGCCAGAACGGCCTGATGTACGGCGAAGGCGTGCTCGAGATTCTGCCCGACGGCTTCGGCTTCCTGCGCAGCCCCGAGTACAACTACCTGCCCTGCCCGGACGACATCTACATCAGCCCCAGCCAGATCCGCCGGTTCGGCCTGCGGAACGGGCACGTGGTGCAGGGTCAGATCCGTCCACCGAAGGAGAGCGAGCGCTACTTCGCGCTGCTGCGCGTCGAGGCGATCAACGGGGAAGACCCCGAGCGCATCACCGACACGAGCAACTTCGAAGATCTGACGCCGCTGCACCCGAACAAGCGCATCGTGCTCGAGTCCGACCCGAAGGATTTGAACATGCGCATCGTCGATCTGGTGACGCCGATCGGCAAGGGTCAGCGCATGCTGATCGTCGCGCCGCCGCGTACCGGTAAGACGGTGCTGCTGCAGAAGATCGCCAACAGCATCAGCGCCAACCACCCCGAGGTGGTGCTGATCATCCTGCTGATCGACGAGCGCCCGGAAGAAGTGACCGACATGGAGCGCAACACAAAGGGCGAGGTCGTCTCGTCCACGTTCGACGAGCCCTCCAGTCGTCACGTGCAGGTCGCCGAGATGGTGATCGAGAAGGCCAAGCGCTACGTGGAGTTCGGCAAGGACGTGGTGATTTTGCTCGACAGCATCACCCGCCTGGCCCGCGCCTACAACAGCGAGATCACCCACAGCGGTAAGATCCTGTCCGGTGGTCTGGATGCCAACGCGCTGCAGAAGCCCAAGAAGTTCTTCGGCGCCGCCCGCAGCATCGAGAACGGCGGCAGCCTGACGATCCTGGCGACGGCGCTGATCGACACGAACTCGAAGATGGACGAGGTGATCTTCGAGGAGTTCAAGGGCACCGGCAACGCCGAACTGCACCTGGACCGCCGGTTGGTCGACCGCCGCACGTACCCCGCGATCGATATCAACAGCTCCGGCACCCGCCGCGAGGAGCTGTTGCTGGACCGCAAGGAACTGGAGCTGGTCTACCGCCTGCGCCGCGTCCTGAGCGACATGAACCCGGTGGAAGCCGTGGAACTGCTGAAGGGTCGCCTGGAGAAGGTGCCGAGCAACGGACAGTTCTTGATGAGCATGAACCTGGATTAGGCGTCTGCTGTCCAATTCGATTTGACGAGAAGGGCTCGCCATGAAAATGGTGAGCCCTTTACTCATGGCGGATGACGACGGTGGCGTAGTTCGTCATCCTGAGGTACTCCGAAGGATCTCCCCCGTATGGGGTTCGGGGAAGAAGTGATCCTTCGGAGTATCTCAGGATGACGATGCTTCTTCAGGTCAAAAAAACTTCCCGCCCGACTTGCCCGATCGGGAAACCGGTATATATTGAATGCAACAGTTGTGGAGTGTTTCGGAACTCTGCGGCTGCACTTCTTTTCACGCGAGGGAAAATGGCACGTCTTGCAATTGCGTTAGCGGTCGGTGTCTCCATGTCCGCCGGGGCTGCCCACGGGGCGATCGTCAATTCGTGGGAGACCGGCGTCGAAGGATGGTCCGGGATCACAACGACCACCGGTACGGGTGTCACTCACGGGTCGTCTGCGGCCCTGCGCGATATGCCTGCTGGCTGGAGCAACACCATGCAGAGCGGCTACTCGAACGATATTCGGGTTGCGCTGACCGGTGAGAACCTGCTGAAGGTTGACGTGACGCCGGAGTTCGCGGCGCCTAGCTGGGCAACCTTCAGGATCACGGCGCAGGTGATCGCCAACGGTGGCGTCGATCAGCAACTCGGCGCGCAGTCGGTGATTGGCGGCGCGACTCAGACGCTGACGTGGGACTACAGTTCGATCAGCAGCGCGATCGACGCCGCCACCAGTTGGGGTCACGTTCGCTTCATCACCGAAGTGTACGGCGGCGTCGACGTTGGCAACGTCACCTTCGACAACCTGCGCACCGGTGAGGACGTGATGGTCCCCGAGCCCGGCGCGCTGGCGGCGGTCGCGCTCGGGGCGCTCAGCCTGACGCGTCGTCGTCGGCCAATCGCATAAGGAGTTACTTCCGATCGGGGTAGGTTTAGATCAGCGGCCCGCGCGTCACCACGACGCGTGGGCCGCGGTCGTTGTGGAGGGCATACCGTATCCGCTTCGGCGGGAGTGCGGACAGGCCGTGTGGTCAGACGGACAGAGCTGCCATCCCACGCCGCGGCGGGCATTCGGACGGTTCAAAGTAACGGTCGAGCAACGGCGTCGCGGTCTGTTTCGCGATGCGCGCGGCTTCCTTTCCACCACTGATATGCCGGTAAACGATCGCGCCGTTCAGCAGCAGCAATAACTGCTCGGCCAACACGCGCGGATGGCTGGCGCCAGCGAGGGTGGCCAGGTACTGCAGGTTCTCCATCACCGACTGCTCGTGATCGTTGGCGGCGATGTGGACCGGGTCGTGGTGGCTGGGGAACTCGGCGGCGGCGGTCAGGAAGATGCAGCCGCGGAACTCGGGCTCGTTGAACCACACCTCCAGCACGTCGAATAACGCGTACAACTGCGCTTTGGGGTCGGGCCCGGCCACCTGCTTGAACAGCTGCGCGAACTTCTTCGATTCCGCCTCGTGCCGCGCCGCCAGCACGGCCAGGATCAACTCGTCCTTGCTCGCGAAGTGGTTGTAAAACGTCTGCTTGCTCACGCCCGCGTCGGCGATGATGCGGTCCAGCCCGATCATGTGGAACCCGTGCCGGCCAAACAGCTCGTACGCGGCCTCGATCAACGTCTGTTTCGTGCTGCGTGCCATCGGATAACCCCTGTCGGTAAATGCGTGCGGTCGAAGGCGTGGCGACTGTTGCCAGGGGCGCCTGGTCAGACGCTGGGCAACCGCGAGCATCTTAAAACTATACCACAAGTCAAGCAAACTTAGACGAAGAGTAAAGTATCCCCTGCCCGTGGCGCATGTATGTTTCCTCGTCCAAGGGAAGCGAAGTGTTTCCCAATCGAAGCGAGGATCTGTTCCAACGGAGAACTTACGATGTGTACCGCATGTGCCCCCGCGATTGATACGACCGCAGTTGACGCCTTCGCCGAGAAGCTGATCGGCATGGTCAACGGCGCCGCCCTGATGCTGATGACCAGCATCGGCCACCGCACCGGGCTATTTGACACCATGGGCGACGGTGTCGCCCGCACCAGCACCGAACTGGCTGAGAAGGCCGGCCTCAGCGAGCGCTACGTTCGCGAATGGCTGGGCGCGATGACGACCGGCGGCATTGTCGAATTGAATACTGCTACCCGCCAATACACGCTGCCCGCAGCCCACGCCGCGCTGCTCACCCGCGCCGCCCGGCCGAACAACTTTGGCGTCACCGCCCAGTGGGTCGGCGTGCTGGCAAGCGTGGAAGATGAGGTCGTCGACGCCTTCTCGCACGGTCGCGGGGTGCCGTACTCGGCGTACAACCGCTTTCACGAGGTGATGGCCGACGAAAGCGACCAGACGGTCGTGGCGGCCCTGTCGCAGCACATCCTGCCGTTGGTGCCGGGGCTGCCTGCCAGACTCGAACAGGGCATCGACGTGTTCGACGTGGCCTGCGGCAGTGGTAGGGCGCTGTGCGAGATGGCTGAGGCGTACCCGAACAGCCGGTTCGTCGGGTACGACACCTCGCCCGAGGCCATCGCCGCCGCCAAGCGCGAGGCGGACCGCCTGAAGCTGACCAACGTCACCTTCGAGGCGCGCAGCGTCAGCGATTCGCTCGGCGAACGCCGGTTCGACCTCGTAACCGCGTTCGACGCCATCCACGACCAGGCGAAGCCCGAGACCGTGCTGGCGAACATCAAGAAGAGCCTCAAGCCCGGTGGGGCGCTGCTGATGCAGGACATCCTCGGCTCCAGCCATGTGGAACAGGACATTGCCCACCCGATCGGGCCGTACCTCTACACGGTCTCCTGCATGCACTGCATGAGCGTATCCCTCGCCAACGGCGGCCCCGGCCTGGGCGCCATGTGGGGCAAGGACGTCGCGCTGCGCATGCTCGGCGAAGCCGGCTTTGGCGACGTGCAGGTGCATACGCTGTCGCACGACATTAGTAATTACTATTACATCGCCGAAGCGGGGAAGTAGGCGGAAGCGAGAGGGTAAAAACTAGGAAAGGCTATGGCGCCCACAGTTGTCATCCCGAGCGGAGCCTAAAGGCTATCGGACAAACCCCTCGCGCTGATCAGGGACGTGTCATCCCGATGGGAGGCTTGCCGACCTGACCCATCTCCCAAGGCCGAGAACCGTCCGTGATTCGAGATCCCTCAGGTCGCCAAGGCTCCCATCGGGATGACAAGTGCGCGTGAGGCGACAAGGTGTTGTCCGCTCGCCTTAGTGAGGCGGGAGGGATCTCGACGCTACGATCGCCTCTTGGCCATTCGAGATCCCTCAGGTCGCTACCGCTCCCATCGGGATGACATTCTGCGCGCCTGCGACTGCGGCAGACGATGGATGCACGACACGGGAGCATCGTCGGAGTCGCCCTCGCCCAGCCTCTCCTATGCGTACACGGGCGAGGCGAGGGGCCCGGCGCACAGCGGCCGCGGTCGCTACCGGCCAGTTGCAGTCGGCCGATTCAGTTGCCATACTATTGCCACGAGACCGCCGCCTGGCGCAGTCGGCCGGTGGATCGTTGGTGTATCGAGTAACAGCCACGGCTAGCGGACCCGCATCTTGTTGACCACGACGACGAAAACGACGACGGCAAAGTGAACCCACCCGGTTCGCTCGCGGTCGTGTTTTGGTTCGTGAAGGTCAATAAGGTATCAGGTCGGCATCCGTGGCTGAACGTTTTTAGTGGAGCAGCGTAAATGTCCGTGAACCTTGCTGTCGTCGGCGTGACCGGTGCGGTCGGTCAGGAATTCCTGAACGTGCTGGCCGAGCGCAACTTCCCCATCAAGAACCTCAAGCTGCTCGCCAGCGCGCGCAGCGCCGGCAAGACGGTGGAGTTCAAAGGGACGACGTTCAAGGTCGAGGAACTGACCAAGGACAGCTTCAAGGACGTGCAGATCGCGCTCTTCAGCGCCGGTGGCAGCATCAGCAAGGAATTTGCCCCGGCGGCGGTGGCGGCCAAGGCGGTGGTGGTCGACAACAGCAGTTGCTTCCGCATGAAGGACGGCGTGCCGCTCGTGGTGCCGGAAGTGAATCCGGAAGCCATCAGCAAGCACGTCGGCCTGATCGCCAATCCCAACTGCAGCACGATCATCATGAACGTGCCGGTCTGGCCGCTGCACAAGGTGAACCGCGTGAAGCGCATGGTCGTCAGCACCTATCAAGCCGTCAGCGGGGCGGGCGCGTGGGGGCTGTACGAACTGGAAAAACAACAGCGCGACTATGCCAACGGCGAGCCGATCCAGAAGGAAAAGTTCCCGCATCAGATCGTCAACAACCTCTTCAGCCACAACACCACCATTGGTGACAACGGCTACAACGAAGAGGAGATGAAGATGGTCAAAGAGACGCGAAAAATCTTCGGCGACGGCCGGGTGATGATCAGCGCCACCTGTATTCGCGTGCCGGTGCCTCGCGCCCACTGTGAGGCGATCAATCTCGAATTCGAGCGGCCGATCACGCCCGAACAGGTGCGGCAGATTTTGAGCAAGGCCCCGGGCGTGCGCATCGTCGACAACGTGGCCGACAACCACTTCCCGATGCCGCTGGAGGCCAGCGGGCAGGACGACGTGCTGGTCGGCCGGATCCGCCAGGACATCAGCCGCGACGACGGCCGGGGGATTGATCTGTTCGTCGCCGGTGACCAGATCCGCAAGGGCGCTGCGACGAACGCGGTGCAGATCGCCGAGAAGCTGCTGTAGGGGATTGTGGGGAAACCTTCGGCGGATTGGCAGCGTGGTCTACTCGAAAGGCGTCGCGCCAAGAGGCCAAGTGCGCCAAGAAGTGAAGCGAGGCTAAAGCGCTTCCTCTAATTTGCCTTGGCGCTCTTGGCGAACTTGGAATCCCTGGCGCGATATCATCAAGATTCGAAAGCCGAAACACCCGCTAAACCGTCCCGTGTCTTCCCACCCTATTGTAAGACACGGGGCGGCTTTCGCCCTCGCGATCGCATTCACTCTCGCTTGCCACCGATGAACTTGGCCAGCAGCTCATTTCGCGTGTTCACCTGAAACGTGCGGTAGAGCGACTTCACGTACACGTGCACCGTGTGCGGCGACAGTCCCAGCGCGGCGGCGGCTTCCTTTTCACTGTCGCCGGCGAGCAGGCGGTCAAGGGTCTGGCGCTGACGCTCGGTCAGGCCGTCGATCTCCGGATGGGATGCGCTGGCGCCGCCATTGGGGTGGTAGAGCCAGTCCATCTCGCTGTGGATGACGTGCAGCAGCTCGCGATCGCGCCGCGAGAAGGCTGGCCCGCCACCGACGCGCCGGTAGAGGAAGATCTACGCCGACGTGTTCGTGCGCGGCAGCGGGTACATCGAGACGATGCACTCGTCGATCTTCATCGCTTGCCGGCGATGCCGGACCAGCGGGATCGCCGCCCACGCCGCCGCGTTGAAGAAGTCGCTCCGGCGGCAGGTCGCCAGGGCGTACCCGTTGCGCGCGGTGTGGTCGACGATGCG
The nucleotide sequence above comes from Tepidisphaeraceae bacterium. Encoded proteins:
- a CDS encoding aldehyde dehydrogenase family protein, translated to MDLSHPRLLIGRDWVTSPKSYDVVDPYTGTTIASVPLGDAVMLDRAIEVAHAVFEITRRQPAFERAAVLHRAAALMEDRKALLTDTIVAEAGKPITLAHAEVSRAIMTLTASAEAARQPNGEVLDIDAFSSGAGHFGVARRFPIGVVYCITPFNFPLNLVCHKLGPVIATGNTAVLKPAPRTPLSALLLAEILRDAGMTPGQVNVVTVPNELASRPLADERVAMVSFTGSVKVGWSIREQAPRKRVVLELGGNAPAIVEPDADLETAIPMLATGGFGYAGQSCIHTQRIYVHEQIYDAFRSQYLAQVKDKVKAGDPRDPTTLVGPMIDRGNVDRVSNWVNEAIAGGATLLCGGSAEGSTYAPTVLENVPASAKVLCEEIFGPVVVLQPYKTFDEAIELANGTRYGIHASLFTRDLSKALAAYDRLDFGGVLINQAPTFRVETLPYGGVKDSGVGREGVRYAMEDMTEIKALVVKR
- a CDS encoding ABC transporter ATP-binding protein, whose translation is MIDVQNVTKRWGSFTAVDDVNLQIKAGEFITLLGPSGCGKTTLLRMISGFEVPTAGRVMLDGRDVTSVPPYRRDVNQVFQSYALFPHLTVRDNIAFGLRMKKVARREITSRVDEVVAMVALNGMEDRRPSQLSGGQRQRVALARAIVNRPKVLLLDEPLSALDAKLRHAMQIELKRLQQRLGITFLFVTHDQEEALTMSDRIAVVNKGRIEQLGKVDDIYHRPQTAFVAHFIGQANVIDVTVRSIDNGRARIHLGGDVELLADAGNLGAGATHARVSIRPEKFHLTKHPPIGDNVFPATVVEELFRGAIDELLLRTAWGQELTAVVANEGGMTESLHAGDAVYVQLHPDDIVIVRDE
- the coaE gene encoding dephospho-CoA kinase (Dephospho-CoA kinase (CoaE) performs the final step in coenzyme A biosynthesis.); this translates as MFNGKPIIGVAGGIGSGKSFVARLFGEMGCVVIHSDDLVHQAYADPQVRQTVRQWWGEGVILPDGKVDRRAIGRIVFADPAQRERLEGLLHPIVDRIRQAQMTAASAGTLAFVWDSPLLFETGLNKRCDAVVFVEADPAVRLVRVAGRGWDANELARREKNQWPLDKKRALADYALDNTADAAQTRDHVSRLLSRILSTNAKETAR
- the rho gene encoding transcription termination factor Rho, with amino-acid sequence MAKSTPRPRRTAAQSEPEVQDAPQTTPAPEATVAVAEPPVAREEQRQERAPAAPRSEQQPARADRGESQQREERPQQQREERPQQQPRNDRGNDRGGERNDRGGDRGDRGNDRGGQQARNNNSNNNDGGPTGATGEDVGSFDAETNAKYEQVKGGKLYIKDLQQMDTIALHDIARQEGIQDYVGLKKQDLIFQILRSRIRQNGLMYGEGVLEILPDGFGFLRSPEYNYLPCPDDIYISPSQIRRFGLRNGHVVQGQIRPPKESERYFALLRVEAINGEDPERITDTSNFEDLTPLHPNKRIVLESDPKDLNMRIVDLVTPIGKGQRMLIVAPPRTGKTVLLQKIANSISANHPEVVLIILLIDERPEEVTDMERNTKGEVVSSTFDEPSSRHVQVAEMVIEKAKRYVEFGKDVVILLDSITRLARAYNSEITHSGKILSGGLDANALQKPKKFFGAARSIENGGSLTILATALIDTNSKMDEVIFEEFKGTGNAELHLDRRLVDRRTYPAIDINSSGTRREELLLDRKELELVYRLRRVLSDMNPVEAVELLKGRLEKVPSNGQFLMSMNLD
- a CDS encoding PEP-CTERM sorting domain-containing protein (PEP-CTERM proteins occur, often in large numbers, in the proteomes of bacteria that also encode an exosortase, a predicted intramembrane cysteine proteinase. The presence of a PEP-CTERM domain at a protein's C-terminus predicts cleavage within the sorting domain, followed by covalent anchoring to some some component of the (usually Gram-negative) cell surface. Many PEP-CTERM proteins exhibit an unusual sequence composition that includes large numbers of potential glycosylation sites. Expression of one such protein has been shown restore the ability of a bacterium to form floc, a type of biofilm.); protein product: MARLAIALAVGVSMSAGAAHGAIVNSWETGVEGWSGITTTTGTGVTHGSSAALRDMPAGWSNTMQSGYSNDIRVALTGENLLKVDVTPEFAAPSWATFRITAQVIANGGVDQQLGAQSVIGGATQTLTWDYSSISSAIDAATSWGHVRFITEVYGGVDVGNVTFDNLRTGEDVMVPEPGALAAVALGALSLTRRRRPIA
- a CDS encoding TetR/AcrR family transcriptional regulator; this translates as MARSTKQTLIEAAYELFGRHGFHMIGLDRIIADAGVSKQTFYNHFASKDELILAVLAARHEAESKKFAQLFKQVAGPDPKAQLYALFDVLEVWFNEPEFRGCIFLTAAAEFPSHHDPVHIAANDHEQSVMENLQYLATLAGASHPRVLAEQLLLLLNGAIVYRHISGGKEAARIAKQTATPLLDRYFEPSECPPRRGMAALSV
- a CDS encoding class I SAM-dependent methyltransferase translates to MCTACAPAIDTTAVDAFAEKLIGMVNGAALMLMTSIGHRTGLFDTMGDGVARTSTELAEKAGLSERYVREWLGAMTTGGIVELNTATRQYTLPAAHAALLTRAARPNNFGVTAQWVGVLASVEDEVVDAFSHGRGVPYSAYNRFHEVMADESDQTVVAALSQHILPLVPGLPARLEQGIDVFDVACGSGRALCEMAEAYPNSRFVGYDTSPEAIAAAKREADRLKLTNVTFEARSVSDSLGERRFDLVTAFDAIHDQAKPETVLANIKKSLKPGGALLMQDILGSSHVEQDIAHPIGPYLYTVSCMHCMSVSLANGGPGLGAMWGKDVALRMLGEAGFGDVQVHTLSHDISNYYYIAEAGK
- a CDS encoding aspartate-semialdehyde dehydrogenase, which translates into the protein MSVNLAVVGVTGAVGQEFLNVLAERNFPIKNLKLLASARSAGKTVEFKGTTFKVEELTKDSFKDVQIALFSAGGSISKEFAPAAVAAKAVVVDNSSCFRMKDGVPLVVPEVNPEAISKHVGLIANPNCSTIIMNVPVWPLHKVNRVKRMVVSTYQAVSGAGAWGLYELEKQQRDYANGEPIQKEKFPHQIVNNLFSHNTTIGDNGYNEEEMKMVKETRKIFGDGRVMISATCIRVPVPRAHCEAINLEFERPITPEQVRQILSKAPGVRIVDNVADNHFPMPLEASGQDDVLVGRIRQDISRDDGRGIDLFVAGDQIRKGAATNAVQIAEKLL
- a CDS encoding helix-turn-helix transcriptional regulator gives rise to the protein MDWLYHPNGGASASHPEIDGLTERQRQTLDRLLAGDSEKEAAAALGLSPHTVHVYVKSLYRTFQVNTRNELLAKFIGGKRE